A DNA window from Brassica napus cultivar Da-Ae chromosome C1, Da-Ae, whole genome shotgun sequence contains the following coding sequences:
- the LOC106374857 gene encoding vascular-related unknown protein 1-like: protein MMDTFFCNTYEQNHAPFDHQDDVVDIDDHDHHYAGDHEEESGWTTYLDDFSNQYRTHCEDSDHQDKSSCSLLGVSPSLISDAATDAFSGRNFPVNFPAKLKFGKARTKMICEDDSLEDTASSPVNSPKVSQVEHIQTLPRKTEDYVSSSFVMRTTRGMVDNQIQIQEGYEQSMTMTRNLGEGNINDNNNNMDLRNRGLCVVPISMLANFNSRF from the exons ATGATGGATACATTCTTTTGTAATACTTATGAACAAAATCACGCCCCTTTCGATCATCAGGATGATGTTGTTGATATTGATGATCATGATCATCATTATGCTGGTGATCATGAAGAAGAGAGTGGATGGACAACTTATCTCGACGATTTCTCAAATCAATACAGAACTCATTGTGAAGACAGCGATCATCAAGACAAGAGTTCTTGTTCGCTCCTTGGTGTGTCTCCTTCTCTGATCTCCGACGCCGCCACTGACGCCTTTTCCGGCCGGAACTTTCCAGTTAATTTTCCGGCCAAGTTGAAGTTTGGGAAAGCAAGAACCAAAATGATTTGTGAGGATGACTCTCTAGAGGACACGGCTAGCTCTCCGGTTAATAGCCCTAAG GTCAGTCAGGTTGAACATATTCAGACGCTTCCTAGAAAAACTGAGGACTATGTCTCTTCTAGTTTCGTTATG AGAACTACGAGAGGCATGGTGGATAATCAGATCCAAATCCAAGAAGGGTATGAACAAAGTATGACGATGACGAGGAATCTTGGAGAAGGAAACATCAACGACAATAACAACAATATGGACTTGAGGAATAGAGGATTATGTGTCGTTCCTATTTCCATGTTGGCTAACTTTAATAGTCGCTTCTGA
- the LOC106376901 gene encoding septum-promoting GTP-binding protein 1-like, whose product MGQSCLRIVRINNLRNRVNRRILILRRFTRLLWSRIVAFSSKRSGRYSLLSRATTPSPPVSRPQPPPIPVIRRTSVHEHDNSHRRSDSDLVSLKISLLGDPQIGKTCFLAKYVGEEKEVEMRELEKGISCTDKMLSMGGARISYSIWELEGAERSRDQIPMACKDSVAILFMFDLTSRCTLNSVISWYQQARKYNQTAIPVMVGTKFDEFIQLPIDLQWTIASQARTYAKALNATLFFSSASYNINVNKIFKFVTAKLFDLPWTVERNLTIGEPLIDF is encoded by the exons ATGGGTCAGTCCTGTCTTAGAATCGTTCGAATCAACAATCTCAGGAACAGAGTGAACCGTCGGATTTTGATTCTCCGTCGATTCACGCGACTTCTCTGGAGCAGAATAGTCGCTTTCTCTTCCAAAAGATCAGGGAGATATTCATTGTTGTCACGCGCCACCACTCCGTCTCCGCCTGTCTCTCGTCCTCAGCCTCCTCCCATCCCCGTCATACGCCGTACATCGGTGCACGAACACGATAACAGCCACCGGAGATCAGATTCGGATCTGGTTTCTCTTAAGATCAGCCTCTTAGGAGATCCCCAGATCGGAAAAACTTGCTTCCTG GCCAAATATGTTGGGGAAGAGAAAGAAGTTGAGATGAGAGAGTTGGAGAAAGGGATCAGTTGTACGGACAAGATGTTATCCATGGGAGGTGCTCGCATTTCCTACAGCATCTGGGAACTAGAAG GAGCTGAGAGATCACGGGATCAAATCCCCATGGCTTGCAAGGACTCTGTAGCCATTCTCTTCATGTTCGATCTCACCAGTCGTTGCACTCTTAACAG TGTGATTAGCTGGTATCAACAAGCTAGAAAGTATAATCAG ACGGCAATCCCAGTAATGGTAGGAACCAAGTTTGATGAGTTTATTCAGCTTCCTATTGATCTTCAATGGACTATTGCTAGCCAGGCGAGAACCTATGCGAAGGCGCTAAACGCGACGCTCTTCTTCTCGAGTGCTTCATACAACATAAACGTAAATAAGATTTTCAAGTTTGTCACGGCCAAGCTCTTCGACTTGCCATGGACGGTTGAGAGGAATCTCACCATCGGAGAACCACTCATCGACTTCTAG